The following nucleotide sequence is from Dyella sp. BiH032.
ATTGCTCGGCGGCTTCGACGGGCTGAACTTCCACGACCAGCGCTATGCCAACGGCGGCAACCAGTTCTCGGTGGAACCGCCGGACCAGGGCCTGTGCGCCGGCAATGGCTATGTCCTGGAAAGCGTCAATGACGTGCTGGCGATCTACGACAGGCGCGGCAACAAGCTGGTCGGCCCGGTGGACCTCAACACGTTCTACGGCTATCCGCCGGCGATCAACCGCACCACCGGCGCCTATGGCCCGAGCATCACCGATCCCACCTGCTACTACGACGCCGGCACGCAACGCTGGTTCCACGTCGTACTGACACTGGACCGCATCGGCACCTCGTCGGCGCTGTCGGGCGCCAACCACCTGGACATCGCGGTCAGCCAGACCGCCAACCCCACTGGGGCCTGGACCATCTATCGCCTGCCGGTACAGAACAACGGCACGCAAGGCACGCCGGACCACGGGTGCGCGGGCGGCTTCTGCCTGGGTGACTATCCGCACATCGGCGCCGACTCGCATGCGATCTTCCTGACCACCAACGAGTTCGCACTGTTCGACGACGGCTTCTACGGCGCGCAGATCTATGCCATCTCCAAGCAGGCGCTGGCGTCGGGCGCGGCCGCACCCAATGTCGCGATGTTCAATGCCGGTGATCCCAGCGTGCCCGCGCCGGCATTTACGGTCTGGCCGGCCATCTCGTCCGGCAACCAGTACGTCACGACCAACGGCGGCACCGAATACCTGCTCAGTTCGGATGCGGTCTTCTACGAATCCGGTACGTCCAACACGCTGTGGCTATGGTCGGTGACGAACACCCAGGCGATCGACGCCGCGCCCGGCGCCCTGGCCTTGAACGTCGCGCCCGTCGCCGTGCAGACCTATGCCGTGCCGAGCAGCCTCGTTCACCAGAAGCCCGGCAGCACGCCGCTGCGCGACTGCTTCGCCCTGACCGGTTGTGCACCGACGTATCTCGGCTATCCGAACTTCGTCTATCCCGCCCCGCGCGACCTGGCCGTCAACGACTCGCGCATGCAACAGGTGAGCTATGCCAACGGCAAGCTCTGGGGCACGCTGGACACCGACGTGACGCTGGGCGACGGCAGCCACGGCTCGGGTGTCAATTACTTCGTGATCAACCCGGGTTCGCGCAGCGTCTCGGTCAACGGCACGCTCGCCCTGCCCGACACCAACCTGACCTACGGCGCCGCTGCCGTCACGCAGAGCGGGCGCGGCGTGATCGCCTTCACCGTGGTCGGGCCGAACGATCATCCCAGCGCCGGCTACGCCAGCCTGGATGCGAAGCTGGGTGCCGGCGACGTGCATATCGCCGCCGCCGGTGCCGGCCCCTGGGACGGCTTCACGGGCATCCCTTACCTTGGCGGCGGACGGCCGCGCTGGGGCGACTACGGCGCGGCGGCAGCCGATGGCAACACGATCTGGCTCGCCTCCGAATACATCGCGCAGACCTGCACCTTGGCACAGTACCTGACGCCGCCGCTGTTCCAATGCGGCGGAACACGCGGGGCACTGGGTAACTGGGCCACGCGGATTTCGGCGATCGGACTCTGAGCTGAAGAGCAACGCACAGCGGGCGCGACGAGCCTGGCTCGTCGCGCCCTTTCTTATCTGGTCCGGCGGAGCGCGAGCCTGGCCACGCCACGCTCTCCGCCTGACTACTTCAACGAGTCGGCCACGACCTTCGACCAGGCCTCAAAGGACTCCGCCACCCAATGGTTGCCGGGCTTGAGCGACGCGGTGTCGTAGCGCCTGGCCTTGCCGCCGTACCAGTTGAACCAACCCTGGCCCGGGACGTTCACGAGCGGCACGTCGAATTCCTTGATGACGAACCAGGCATCGGGCGGAAAATCCGCCTTTGCCGGCAGGTCAGGCTTGCTCATGGGCGACATTCCTTTGCATGGATCGGCGCGTATTGAAGGCGAATACGCGCGCGCCGTCGAGCGTGCGAACTGCCGGCGAGCCGCCCGTGAACGCGCCATCCACACCCCGTTGACTTCCTCCCCCGCCGCCCCGCCGCACGATACCCACGCCCCACGGCGCGAGGACACCGGCATGACATCGCCATGGCGCAAGTTCGCCACCATCGCCCGCTCGACGGCGAACAGCTTCGGCGACGATGAGCTGATGACGCGCGCGGCGGCGCTGGCTTTCTATACCGCCTTGTCGCTCGCGCCCCTGCTGCTGTTCCTGGTGTGGGCGATCTCCATCGTGGAACCCGCCTGGCTGGACCGCTTCCTGGGCATGCTCGCCGGCATCATGGGCAGCCGCGCGGCGCTGACCCTGAGAGACATCGTCACCTCCGCACGCCGCCACACCTATGCCGGCAACGCCGCGACGATCGTAGGTGTAGCGGTCACGGTGTTCAGCGCGTCGGCCGTGTTCGCGCAGCTGCAGGGCACACTCAACCGCGTGTGGCACGTCAAGCCCAAGCCCGGCGCCGCCATCGGCACCTGGCTGCGTGCGCGGGCGCATGCGCTCTCGCTCATGATGGGCGTCGGCTTCCTGCTGGTGATCTCGTTCGTCGTCAGTTCGTTCGTCGAGTCCTTCGTCACCGGCACCTCGCCGCTGTGGAAAGGCGTGGAGGTGGCCTTGGGCGCGCTCACGCTCTTCGCGGCCTTCTGCGCCATGTACAAGGTGCTGCCGGACGCGGCCGTCGACTGGTCCGACGTGGTCCTGGGCGCGCTGATCACCAGCCTGTTGTTCGTGCTGGGCCGGTACGCGATCAACTTCTACGTGGCGCGCGCGAATGTCGGCGGCGCCTACGGCTCGGCCGCCGGCTTCATCATCCTGCTGACATGGGCCTACTACTCGGCGCTGGTGGTACTGATCGGCGCATCGCTGACGCGTGCCGTGGCCGATGCGCTGGGGAAGCCGATCGAGCCGAGCGAGCACGCGGTGGAAATCACCAAAGGGCCGGTCGAGCGGAAGGATTTGCCGCGGAAGGCATCTCGCTGAAGAGCGCAGGGCATGAGTGACGAATGGCGCGCAGCGACCTCCTTGAAGAGGTCGCTGCCTTGCCAACCACTCGCCCGGCCACCTCCCGGGCGACTAAACCGGGAAGTAAACCTGCGCCGTCGCCCCCGACCGGAACACCGTCGTCGAACGAAGTTCGAGATCCAACGGCTTGGGCAATTTCGCGAAGATCGAAAGCCCCTGCCCCAGCACCACCGGGTGCACCATCAGCCGGTACTCGTCGACGAGGCCGGCAGCCACCAGGCTTTGCGCGAAATCGACGCCGCCGTGCGCCAGGATGTCCTTGCCGGGTTGCTGTTTGAGCCGGTTGATTTCGGCGGCCAGGTCGCCAGTGACGATCCCGGCATCGGCCCAGCCCGCCAGATTCGCGGCCTGTTCGGGCGTCGGGGTTTCCGGGCCGGGAGCACGCAAGGACTGAAGATCCAGCGAAGGCTGCCGCGTGAACACAGCCTTCGGAATGGCATTCATGGGCGCGGCGAGAGGATGGTTCGCCGTCGCCCAGAACGTCGCTATCTCGCCGTAGGTACGACGCCCCATCACATGCAGGCCGGCCTGCCACAGCGTGTCCTCCACCCAGCGGCGACCGGCGTCGTCCTGACTACGGAACATCCAGTCTTTTTCGCCATGGGGGCCGGCCACGAAACCGTCCAGCGAGGTGGACATCTTGAGGATCAGACGGCGCATCTTCGAATCTCCTGTCGGGGCCGGCTCATCCGGCTTCTAGGGAACGACGAACGAAGTCTTCGGAAATCGACACGGGTTGTCGATGCAGTCCAAGCCCCGCCAAGCCCCGTATGCCCATCCGCCCGTACGGCATGCCCGACGACGGAGGGAGACACGCTGGCAGGACGACTTCTCGAACGAGAAGAAGTCGTCCTGCCTCTGTTCCTCCATGCCGCTAAGCGGAAGCCATCGCTTCGCCCTCCCCGCCGAGCGGCCACCGGCAATCAATGCGCATGCATCTCGGCCGGCGTCCCATCCGACCAATGCCCGACGCCCACCAGGAACACGAGGATGTTCGGCAGCGCTTTCGCCTCGGCGTGCTTCTCCGGCGCCAAGAACCAGTAGGGGCCACCCATCACCGGCGACCCCTCCAGATTCGCGCCCCAGTCCTGGGCGTCCTTGACCTGGGTATCGAACATGACGTGGGGCATGTTGTGGTCGCCTTCGTCGGTCAGGTACGAGGACTTGGACATCATGTAGTCCATCGCGCCACCTTCGAGCGCCGGCAACTGCTTGTTCTTGTAGGCCGTCACGACCGCCGACAGGATCTCCGCCTTGGAGCGCCCCGCCATCGCCAACGTGGCGCGCAGGCGATAGATGGGTACGATGGCGCGCGCGGCCTGGGGATTCAGGCAATCAGCGGCGCGGATCTTCGGATTCCAGAACTCGGGCCAGTCGAACGGCCCCGTCCAGCTCCGGGCCACCACGCAGACGAACCCGTTCTTGCCCTCCACGGCCGTCTCGTACCCCTTGCGCCCCAGTACCAGGACCGTGGCATCGCGGGAGATGGACGCTGGCGCCGCGCTGCGTGCCAGGGCGATTTCGGCGTCACGGTCGGCCATCAGGTATTGCTCGATCGGGGCGATCTTGGGGTAAGGCTCGGCCGCCGCGGGCTTGGGAGCATCCTGCGACATCGCCTGCTGCGGCGCGGCAAGAGTGGCGAGCAGCACGAGGCTCATGAGTTCGATGACGCGCTTGGCTTTCTGCATGGTCTTTCTCCTGGCGAAGGTAGGTTCCGGTGAACTCGCGACAGGCGCCCATGATGGGGCCTTCAGGGTGTCGACGAATGGCAGGACTGAAATTCGACAAGGGGCCAGGCGGTGGAGATGGCCAGTTGCTCGTGGCCGAACTCCAACTCCAACTAACCGGCACGCTCACTACGCCGCCTACCCGCGCCGAGCCCGCACCTTCCTGTCGAACCAGCCTGCCACGCATAGCAGCAGCACCAGGAACGCATAGAGGGCCACGCCTGCCATGAAGGCCACACCGAGCCCGCGCTTCCACCAAGCCAACTAGAACAACGGAAACACCGCACAGAAGAGCCCCCGGAGGGATGCCTTGCGCGCCCTGCGCCGGACAAGACGTTCTTGTTCAAGCTGGATGTTGCCCACCTTCTCTCCCTGGAATCGTTATGGGTCATCCACCCTGTCGGGGTTCGCCGAACCATCTGGCGACCGCGCGGGCAGCCTCTTCCGCATCCGCCACCCCATCGGCAGCCCAAGCGACGAAACCATCGGGCCGCACCAGCATCGCGCTCAGGCCGAAGCGTTCCTTCGCGTCGCTGGCGACATAGGCTAGGCGATCGCGCCAGCCGCTCGCCATGGTTTGCAACGACGCATTGGCGCTGAAATCCAGCATCAGGCCCCTGCCCGACCTGAGGTGCTCGCCCAGTCGCGTGCCGTCGGCCAATGCGATATCCGGCGCGCTGCGACCCACCAGCGGATGAGTGCCGCCCAGGTCGTAGCGCAGCGAGATGCCCCACATGCGCTCGGCGAAATAGGTGGCGCCGTCGGGCGTGTCGATCACGCCGCGGAGAATCGCTCCCAATGCGCGCGAGCTCGGGCTGGGTCGCATCAGCGCCACCTGTGCTCGCGACCAGTCCAGGATCTGCGCGCCGATGGGATGCCGCTCGCGGGTGTAGGTGTCGAGCAGGTCGTCGGGTGCGTCGCCGCGAAGGGTCGCGGCGAGCTTCCAGCCGAGGTTCATGGCGTCGCCCAGGCCCAGGTTGAGGCCCTGGCCGCCCAGTGGCGAGTGGATGTGCGCGGCATCGCCGGCGAGCAGCACGCGGCCTTGCCGATACGTCGTGGCCTGGAAGGCGCGGTCCGTCCAGGTCGAAGCGAGGCGCAGGGCTGTCACGGTGACATCGGTGCCGGTGATGCGGCGCAGGACGGTCTGCACGTGATCGAGCGTGATCGGCGACATGCGGTGGCAGGCGCCGCCGTCGAAGTCGGCCATCACGAGCATGCCCGGCGGCGTATAGGTGTACATGCCCGTGGGCGTATGGTGGCGACCGGGCTGCAGCGCATGCGGTTCGGCCAGTTCGATGTCGACGAAGTAGCCGGTGAACTCCGGCTCGGTGCCGACGAAGGCGATACCCGCTGCCTTGCGCACCGCGCTGCGGCCGCCGTCGCAACCGACCAGCCAGCGACCGCGCACGACACCAAGGACGGTGCGAACGGCTACGTCTTCATCGGAAGACTCGATGCTTTCGACCGCGCTGCCGCGCCGCACTTCCACGCCCATCGCGTCGGCGCGAGCGGCCAGGAAGGCTTCGAAGGACTCCATCTCCACCGACCGGCCGACGCCCGCCGCGCCTGGCAGGTAATACGGCCATGCCGAGGTGTCGACCTTGTCCATCTCGAACGGAATGCCCGCGAAGTGCCCACCCGGACGACGCACCTGGTTCTGCCAGTGGGCCGCGAGGCCGCCCTGCGGCGATGGCGGCTCGGGCAATTCGTCCAGCAGCCCGCGGCGATGGAACGCTTCCAGCGTCTGCACCCAGAGCCCGCGCCGGCCGAACGGCAGGCGCTTCATGGGCGAAC
It contains:
- a CDS encoding FAD-dependent monooxygenase, giving the protein MIHDVVIAGAGPVGLFLACELRLAGLSVLVLEQAEDPRSPMKRLPFGRRGLWVQTLEAFHRRGLLDELPEPPSPQGGLAAHWQNQVRRPGGHFAGIPFEMDKVDTSAWPYYLPGAAGVGRSVEMESFEAFLAARADAMGVEVRRGSAVESIESSDEDVAVRTVLGVVRGRWLVGCDGGRSAVRKAAGIAFVGTEPEFTGYFVDIELAEPHALQPGRHHTPTGMYTYTPPGMLVMADFDGGACHRMSPITLDHVQTVLRRITGTDVTVTALRLASTWTDRAFQATTYRQGRVLLAGDAAHIHSPLGGQGLNLGLGDAMNLGWKLAATLRGDAPDDLLDTYTRERHPIGAQILDWSRAQVALMRPSPSSRALGAILRGVIDTPDGATYFAERMWGISLRYDLGGTHPLVGRSAPDIALADGTRLGEHLRSGRGLMLDFSANASLQTMASGWRDRLAYVASDAKERFGLSAMLVRPDGFVAWAADGVADAEEAARAVARWFGEPRQGG
- a CDS encoding YihY/virulence factor BrkB family protein, encoding MTSPWRKFATIARSTANSFGDDELMTRAAALAFYTALSLAPLLLFLVWAISIVEPAWLDRFLGMLAGIMGSRAALTLRDIVTSARRHTYAGNAATIVGVAVTVFSASAVFAQLQGTLNRVWHVKPKPGAAIGTWLRARAHALSLMMGVGFLLVISFVVSSFVESFVTGTSPLWKGVEVALGALTLFAAFCAMYKVLPDAAVDWSDVVLGALITSLLFVLGRYAINFYVARANVGGAYGSAAGFIILLTWAYYSALVVLIGASLTRAVADALGKPIEPSEHAVEITKGPVERKDLPRKASR
- a CDS encoding dihydrofolate reductase family protein, which produces MRRLILKMSTSLDGFVAGPHGEKDWMFRSQDDAGRRWVEDTLWQAGLHVMGRRTYGEIATFWATANHPLAAPMNAIPKAVFTRQPSLDLQSLRAPGPETPTPEQAANLAGWADAGIVTGDLAAEINRLKQQPGKDILAHGGVDFAQSLVAAGLVDEYRLMVHPVVLGQGLSIFAKLPKPLDLELRSTTVFRSGATAQVYFPV